The following proteins are co-located in the Komagataeibacter sp. FNDCF1 genome:
- a CDS encoding paraquat-inducible protein A, translating into MSMSPPTNRLRCDDAGLGHVPHVRIIGGLSECPGCGLYQRVPELEAGQQATCTRCGQKLARRRRTAPLATPLAFCISSAAFYLAALASSLMTLDVYGRQRTVDLLTGPMELMHEGWGEAGILVGAVTVLAPAVAIGFMFAILYAASCARLPDWAPRVLVWYDKLRPWSMVEVYILGIFVAYTKLTDMAHVDVGPAVYLIGALMLTMAATDSTLDTEMIWRHRRIDRVTRTENGQTVVVDYAHVDETGLPPVDHLVACTSCGLVGELARPVSNMHCVGICPRCEHRVWRRLPQSLTRTTAFLIAAIVFYIPANLYPVMTFLRMGGGGGHTIIEGAIELWQDGMIPLSLLVFFASITVPMLKILSLGWMIGQTWRGARGHLVARTRLFRLVDMVGRWSMIDVFMISILVAVVRFNAMASVTANAGMVAFAAVVVLTLLAAWSFDPRIMWDAAGRNGPVTDGLPPAVLRARAGRDATSSLPPAGIAPARMEPDQA; encoded by the coding sequence ATGAGCATGTCACCCCCCACCAACCGGCTGCGCTGCGATGACGCGGGGCTGGGCCACGTCCCGCATGTGCGCATCATTGGCGGCCTGTCGGAATGTCCCGGCTGCGGGCTCTACCAGCGCGTGCCGGAACTGGAGGCAGGGCAGCAGGCCACCTGCACGCGTTGCGGGCAGAAGCTGGCACGCAGGCGGCGCACCGCCCCGCTGGCGACACCGCTGGCCTTCTGCATAAGTTCCGCCGCGTTCTATCTTGCCGCCCTTGCCTCATCCCTCATGACGCTGGATGTCTATGGCCGGCAGCGCACGGTGGACCTGCTGACCGGACCGATGGAACTCATGCATGAAGGCTGGGGGGAGGCGGGCATCCTGGTCGGCGCGGTCACGGTGCTGGCGCCCGCGGTGGCGATCGGGTTCATGTTCGCCATCCTGTACGCGGCTTCCTGCGCACGCCTGCCCGACTGGGCGCCGCGCGTGCTGGTGTGGTACGACAAGCTGCGGCCGTGGTCGATGGTCGAGGTCTATATCCTTGGCATATTCGTGGCCTACACCAAGCTGACCGACATGGCGCATGTGGATGTGGGGCCTGCCGTCTACCTGATCGGCGCGCTGATGCTGACCATGGCGGCCACCGATTCGACACTGGATACCGAAATGATCTGGCGCCACCGCCGGATCGACCGGGTCACCCGCACCGAAAACGGCCAGACGGTAGTGGTGGATTACGCCCATGTTGACGAGACCGGGCTGCCGCCGGTGGACCATCTGGTGGCCTGTACGTCCTGCGGGCTGGTGGGGGAACTGGCGCGGCCGGTCTCCAACATGCACTGCGTCGGCATCTGCCCGCGCTGCGAGCACAGGGTGTGGCGCCGCCTGCCGCAGTCGCTTACCCGCACCACCGCCTTCCTGATCGCGGCCATCGTGTTCTACATTCCCGCCAATCTCTATCCGGTCATGACCTTCCTGCGCATGGGCGGCGGTGGCGGTCACACCATTATCGAAGGCGCGATTGAACTGTGGCAGGACGGCATGATCCCACTCTCGCTGCTGGTGTTCTTCGCCTCCATTACCGTGCCCATGCTCAAGATCCTCAGCCTGGGGTGGATGATCGGCCAGACCTGGCGCGGCGCGCGTGGCCATCTGGTAGCCCGCACGCGGCTGTTCAGGCTGGTGGACATGGTGGGCCGGTGGTCGATGATCGACGTGTTCATGATTTCAATCCTTGTGGCGGTCGTGCGCTTCAACGCCATGGCCAGTGTCACCGCCAATGCGGGCATGGTGGCGTTTGCCGCCGTGGTTGTGCTGACCCTGCTGGCGGCATGGAGCTTTGACCCGCGCATCATGTGGGATGCGGCGGGGCGCAATGGCCCGGTAACCGATGGCCTGCCGCCCGCCGTGCTGCGCGCGCGCGCCGGGCGTGATGCGACTTCTTCCCTTCCCCCGGCTGGTATTGCGCCAGCCCGCATGGAGCCAGATCAGGCGTGA
- a CDS encoding gluconate:H+ symporter, with protein MSVGMALLLAVMAICVVVFLIERVKLNPFLALFIASMLLGLAAGMPATRAVTSFESGAGQVLGQIASVIALGTMLGKMLEVSGGADRIAMTVVSLAGARRLDWAMMVIGLLVGLSVFFTVGFVILVPLAFSIAKRTRMPLLHVALPVTAALSVVQGYMPPHPGTMFALAAYHADIGRLIWLGVLVSVPVAIISGPLYARFIVPRLPPDAGAQAASQHAASSRASGDLPGFGITLFTILAPMVLMLAGSATRFMGAQAAWWAVVLRFVGDPNVGLALAALLSFWTLGLRRGLTREQILGYSSQCLGPLAGLLLMIGAGGGFGAELMDSGISDAIARAAVNMHVPLLILAWGLAAGMRLAVGSATVAMSTTAGIVAPIMAHGSGASPELLVLATGAGAVMFGPMNDSGFWQVRDALGLSVAQTLRTWSVIETLIGVAGLGMCLVLGWCGL; from the coding sequence ATGTCGGTCGGCATGGCCCTGTTACTGGCTGTCATGGCCATATGTGTTGTCGTTTTCCTGATCGAGCGGGTCAAGCTCAACCCGTTCCTGGCGCTGTTCATCGCGTCCATGCTGCTGGGCCTTGCCGCGGGCATGCCCGCGACCCGGGCCGTGACGTCGTTTGAAAGTGGTGCCGGGCAGGTACTGGGGCAGATCGCCTCCGTCATTGCGCTTGGCACCATGCTGGGCAAGATGCTGGAGGTGTCAGGCGGGGCCGACCGTATCGCCATGACCGTGGTGTCGCTGGCCGGGGCGCGGCGGCTTGACTGGGCGATGATGGTGATCGGCCTGCTGGTCGGGTTGTCGGTCTTCTTTACCGTGGGCTTTGTCATTCTGGTGCCGCTGGCCTTTTCCATTGCAAAGCGGACCCGGATGCCGCTGCTGCACGTGGCGCTGCCGGTTACGGCGGCCCTGTCCGTGGTGCAGGGCTACATGCCGCCCCATCCCGGCACCATGTTCGCCCTTGCGGCCTATCATGCCGATATCGGCCGCCTGATCTGGCTGGGGGTTCTGGTCAGCGTGCCGGTGGCGATCATTTCCGGCCCGCTCTATGCCCGCTTCATCGTGCCGCGCCTGCCACCCGATGCCGGGGCGCAGGCTGCCAGCCAGCATGCGGCATCCAGCCGCGCCAGCGGCGACCTGCCGGGCTTCGGCATCACGCTGTTCACCATCCTGGCCCCCATGGTGCTGATGCTGGCGGGGTCGGCCACACGCTTCATGGGCGCGCAGGCGGCATGGTGGGCGGTGGTTCTGCGCTTTGTGGGGGATCCGAATGTGGGGCTGGCGCTGGCGGCCCTGCTGTCATTCTGGACGCTGGGGCTGCGGCGCGGGCTGACGCGCGAGCAGATTCTTGGCTATTCCAGCCAGTGCCTTGGCCCGCTGGCCGGCCTGCTGCTCATGATCGGGGCGGGGGGCGGCTTTGGCGCGGAACTGATGGATAGCGGCATTTCGGATGCGATCGCCCGCGCGGCGGTGAACATGCATGTGCCGCTGCTCATCCTGGCATGGGGGCTGGCGGCGGGCATGCGCCTGGCTGTGGGGTCGGCCACCGTGGCCATGAGCACCACGGCGGGGATTGTCGCCCCCATCATGGCGCATGGGTCGGGTGCTTCGCCCGAACTGCTGGTGCTGGCTACGGGGGCGGGGGCGGTCATGTTCGGCCCGATGAACGATTCCGGCTTCTGGCAGGTGCGCGATGCGCTGGGGCTGAGCGTGGCGCAGACCCTGCGTACCTGGTCGGTGATCGAGACCCTGATCGGGGTCGCGGGGCTGGGCATGTGCCTTGTTCTGGGGTGGTGCGGACTGTAG
- a CDS encoding TolC family protein — MRNRLAQFASTAGLAVAVGLVAGCSPFHTHVPPSHVKVPRQFAQQQEPAVGVPATDLTRWWEAWHDPALTRAVETALAASPDIRMARDRVREARALRTVAKSALYPTVGATGNMLGGGVDWRNPYNLPANDPGTDGHLAGITASWEPDLFGGRHADVKAAKAGVKAEEEYFHGVQMVIAADAASNYLQAQGLQRQIALTDRGIALLEQLRGYGQARFTSGQATTADVTEIDQKLSGLRARRPMLVARLDLVRRRLAVLSGQLPEGLPDLPPPPAYYLPPAPVGQMPDTVLERRPDIRARRDQVDAALNRLKSAKTDLLPRFGLEFFGGDGRLRFDGIPGMSGTGGLIALTTYLPIFTANRVQARIHAASARLDAAVAGYDQSLLRALAEVEDGYENRLNLDSRDTELTRAQAQAGQVAHDLAGLYAGGQRTLGDVMRARMAALDAQGDVLANHDARTTATIQLARALGGGWEQATPVSR; from the coding sequence ATGAGGAACAGATTGGCGCAGTTTGCCAGCACGGCGGGGCTTGCGGTGGCCGTGGGGCTGGTGGCGGGGTGTTCACCCTTCCATACGCACGTACCGCCATCGCATGTAAAGGTGCCCCGGCAGTTTGCGCAGCAGCAGGAGCCGGCGGTGGGTGTGCCCGCAACCGACCTGACACGCTGGTGGGAAGCCTGGCATGACCCGGCCCTGACCCGCGCGGTGGAAACCGCACTTGCCGCCAGCCCCGACATCCGCATGGCGCGCGACCGGGTGCGTGAGGCGCGTGCGCTGCGCACGGTGGCGAAATCGGCGCTGTACCCCACCGTCGGGGCCACGGGCAACATGCTGGGTGGTGGCGTGGACTGGCGCAATCCCTACAACCTGCCCGCCAATGACCCGGGTACGGACGGGCATCTGGCCGGTATCACCGCATCATGGGAGCCGGACCTGTTCGGCGGCCGCCATGCGGACGTGAAGGCGGCGAAAGCAGGTGTGAAGGCCGAGGAGGAGTATTTCCACGGCGTGCAGATGGTCATTGCCGCCGATGCCGCCAGCAACTACCTGCAGGCGCAGGGGCTGCAGCGCCAGATCGCGCTGACCGATCGTGGCATTGCCCTGCTGGAGCAGCTGCGCGGTTATGGGCAGGCCCGTTTCACCTCCGGCCAGGCCACGACGGCGGATGTGACGGAAATTGACCAGAAACTTTCCGGCCTGCGGGCGCGCAGGCCCATGCTTGTGGCCCGCCTTGACCTGGTGCGCAGGCGTCTGGCCGTGCTGTCGGGGCAACTGCCCGAGGGGCTGCCCGACCTGCCGCCGCCGCCCGCCTATTACCTGCCCCCAGCCCCGGTGGGCCAGATGCCCGATACCGTGCTGGAACGCAGGCCGGACATCCGTGCCCGGCGCGATCAGGTCGATGCGGCGCTCAACCGGCTGAAAAGTGCGAAAACCGACCTGCTGCCCCGCTTCGGGCTGGAGTTCTTTGGTGGCGACGGGCGACTGCGCTTTGACGGCATTCCCGGCATGTCGGGCACGGGCGGGCTGATCGCGCTGACCACCTACCTGCCCATCTTTACCGCCAATCGTGTGCAGGCGCGCATCCATGCCGCCAGTGCCCGGCTGGATGCGGCGGTGGCAGGCTATGACCAGAGCCTGCTGCGCGCGCTGGCGGAGGTGGAGGACGGGTATGAAAACCGGCTGAACCTGGACAGCCGGGACACGGAACTGACCCGGGCGCAGGCGCAGGCCGGGCAGGTTGCGCATGATCTGGCCGGACTGTATGCCGGGGGGCAGCGCACCCTGGGCGACGTAATGCGTGCCCGCATGGCGGCACTGGACGCGCAGGGCGATGTGCTGGCCAATCACGATGCGCGCACCACCGCCACCATACAGCTTGCCCGCGCGCTGGGCGGGGGCTGGGAGCAGGCCACGCCGGTTTCACGCTAG
- a CDS encoding ABC transporter permease has translation MMRWLLNVGLLCGKELRSLVHDRVLLGLIVFAFSAGVLLVANGVKVEVSNATIAFIDEDHSTLSRRMRDAVLPPYFKPPVLVDRAGALRGMDRGDYIFIVDIPPRFEADVLAGRTPAVQLRVDATAMTQAGLGTEYLNEILLGEVDDMLHAPAVVDQIPFRATSRIRFNPNSESSWFTSVMQIVTNITILSIVLVGAAVIREREHGTLEHLLVMPVSASEIAVAKIITNGLVIFVGAMLSLWLVVHAWLGVPLAGSVALFGACSLLYLFSATALGIMLATVAPTMPQFGLLVVPVYAVAYLLSGAATPVESMPRFMQVVVRFLPTTQFVNLSQAILYRGAGLDAIMLPLLTVTVTGIVFLAFALTRFRSMLARQE, from the coding sequence ATGATGCGCTGGCTGCTCAATGTCGGTCTGCTGTGTGGCAAGGAACTGCGCAGCCTGGTGCATGACCGCGTGCTGCTGGGGTTGATCGTGTTCGCCTTCAGCGCGGGCGTGCTGCTGGTGGCCAACGGGGTGAAGGTGGAAGTCTCCAACGCCACCATCGCCTTCATTGACGAGGATCACTCCACCCTGTCGCGCCGCATGCGCGATGCCGTCCTGCCGCCCTATTTCAAGCCCCCCGTGCTGGTGGACCGGGCCGGGGCGCTGCGGGGGATGGACCGGGGGGATTACATCTTCATCGTCGATATCCCGCCCCGTTTCGAGGCGGACGTACTGGCAGGCCGCACCCCCGCCGTGCAGCTGCGCGTGGATGCCACGGCCATGACGCAGGCGGGGCTGGGCACGGAATATCTCAACGAGATACTGCTGGGGGAGGTGGATGACATGCTGCACGCGCCCGCGGTGGTCGACCAGATACCCTTCCGCGCAACCAGCCGTATCCGCTTCAACCCCAACAGTGAATCCAGCTGGTTCACCTCGGTCATGCAGATCGTGACCAACATCACCATCCTGTCCATCGTGCTGGTGGGGGCGGCGGTGATCCGTGAGCGCGAGCATGGTACGCTGGAACACCTGCTGGTCATGCCCGTCAGCGCCAGCGAGATCGCGGTGGCCAAGATCATCACCAACGGGCTGGTCATCTTTGTCGGTGCCATGCTGTCGCTGTGGCTGGTCGTGCATGCATGGCTGGGCGTGCCGCTGGCGGGGTCGGTCGCGCTGTTTGGCGCGTGTTCGCTGCTGTACCTGTTTTCGGCCACGGCGCTGGGCATCATGCTGGCGACGGTGGCCCCCACCATGCCGCAGTTCGGGTTGCTGGTGGTGCCGGTCTATGCGGTGGCGTACCTGCTTTCGGGTGCCGCGACCCCGGTGGAGAGCATGCCGCGGTTCATGCAGGTGGTGGTGCGCTTCCTGCCCACCACGCAGTTCGTCAACCTGTCACAGGCCATTCTGTACCGTGGCGCGGGACTGGACGCGATCATGCTGCCGCTGCTGACCGTGACGGTGACGGGCATTGTATTTCTAGCATTCGCGCTCACGCGCTTCAGGTCCATGTTGGCAAGGCAGGAATGA
- the rbbA gene encoding ribosome-associated ATPase/putative transporter RbbA, translating to MTGQAPHNPPPAPPGSPAPGIAITGVTHRYGAVTALDDVTLDLPAGTTIGLVGPDGVGKSTLLGLIAGVRKLQSGTVRVLGADMGDRHTREGFLPRVAFMPQGLGRNLYPTLSVWENIDFFARLFGMDASARDARIQRLLDATGLAPFPDRAAGHLSGGMKQKVSLCCALVHDPDLLILDEPTTGVDPLSRQQFWTLVDQLRAERPSMTVIVSTAYMEEAERFSWLVAMDSGKVLVSDRTQHVLERTHTKSLEAAYISLLPQGRRPQEGGLSIPPYTDPGGPPAIEAAHLTRRFGSFTAVSDVSFTISRGEIFGFLGSNGCGKSTTMKMLTGLLDVTSGTAKLFGEQITAGDMKTRMRIGYMSQAFSLYEELTVRQNLMLQARLYRIPAAKAVRMVEQSLDSFELRDYADVSPASLPLGIRQRLQLAAACINNPEILILDEPTSGVDPAARDMFWRHLIRLSREGHVTIFVSTHFMNEAARCDRISLMHRGHVLAVGTPAELVKKRGAPTLEAAFIAYLQDAEAATDARTRPAPRHAPTRGHLLAARLTARFGHVGGGWLPRAWAFARREAVELLRDRLRLTFALVGPLILLVVAASSISFDVEGVGFTVADHDRTTISRQLVDSFRGSAYFHELAPVADADALDRSIRHGRAKMALDIPAGFARDMEAGRRPEIGVIIDGAVPFLAANVRAYATGVMAGYAATLGRELPRQAAMPITVEPRFSYNQEFRSIYAMTPGVIMLALILIPTMLTALGVVREKEVGSIVNLYASPASVGQYLMGKQAPYVALATLSYFMLVLVAVVVLGVPLKGSLLALTLGGVLFVLSATGLGLLISTFVSSQVAAIFGTSILCLIPAVNFSGLLYPASTLTGASRLVGLGFPAAWYQLISLGSFTKGLGVGSFWNMYLMLGLFAASYMMAARLLLKKQEA from the coding sequence ATGACCGGGCAGGCGCCGCATAATCCCCCGCCCGCGCCCCCGGGGTCACCGGCACCAGGCATTGCCATCACGGGGGTCACGCACCGCTACGGCGCGGTCACGGCGCTGGATGATGTGACGCTGGACCTGCCTGCGGGCACCACCATCGGCCTGGTCGGGCCGGACGGGGTGGGAAAGTCCACCCTGCTGGGGCTGATCGCGGGCGTGCGCAAACTCCAGTCCGGTACGGTGCGGGTGCTGGGGGCGGACATGGGTGACCGCCACACGCGCGAAGGGTTCCTGCCGCGTGTCGCCTTCATGCCGCAGGGGCTGGGGCGCAACCTGTATCCCACCCTGTCGGTCTGGGAAAACATCGACTTCTTCGCCCGCCTGTTCGGCATGGATGCCAGCGCGCGTGACGCGCGCATCCAGCGCCTGCTGGACGCCACGGGCCTGGCCCCCTTTCCCGACCGGGCGGCAGGCCACCTTTCGGGCGGCATGAAGCAGAAGGTCAGCCTGTGCTGCGCGCTGGTGCATGACCCTGACCTGCTGATCCTGGATGAACCGACAACCGGCGTCGATCCGCTCTCGCGCCAGCAGTTCTGGACACTGGTGGACCAGCTGCGTGCCGAACGGCCGTCCATGACCGTCATTGTCTCGACCGCGTATATGGAGGAGGCGGAGCGGTTTTCATGGCTGGTGGCCATGGACAGTGGCAAGGTACTGGTCAGTGACCGCACGCAGCACGTGCTTGAGCGCACGCATACGAAATCACTGGAAGCGGCCTATATCTCGCTCCTGCCGCAGGGGCGCCGCCCGCAGGAAGGGGGCCTGTCCATCCCCCCCTACACCGATCCCGGCGGTCCGCCCGCGATCGAGGCCGCGCACCTGACCCGCCGCTTCGGCAGCTTCACGGCGGTGAGTGACGTGAGCTTTACCATCAGCCGCGGCGAGATCTTCGGCTTCCTGGGCTCCAACGGCTGTGGCAAGTCCACCACCATGAAGATGCTGACCGGCCTGCTGGACGTGACCAGCGGCACGGCAAAACTGTTTGGCGAACAGATCACGGCGGGCGACATGAAGACCCGCATGCGGATCGGGTACATGTCGCAGGCGTTCTCGCTGTATGAGGAACTGACCGTGCGCCAGAACCTCATGCTGCAGGCGCGGCTGTACCGCATCCCGGCGGCAAAAGCCGTGCGGATGGTCGAGCAGTCGCTCGATTCGTTCGAACTGCGGGACTACGCCGATGTCAGCCCCGCCTCCCTGCCGCTGGGCATACGCCAGCGCCTGCAACTGGCGGCGGCATGCATCAACAATCCCGAGATCCTGATCCTTGACGAGCCGACATCCGGCGTGGACCCCGCCGCGCGCGACATGTTCTGGCGGCATCTGATCCGCCTGTCGCGTGAGGGGCATGTGACGATTTTCGTCTCGACCCATTTCATGAACGAGGCCGCGCGGTGCGACCGGATCTCGCTCATGCATCGCGGCCATGTGCTGGCCGTGGGCACGCCCGCCGAACTGGTAAAAAAGCGCGGCGCCCCCACGCTGGAAGCAGCCTTCATCGCCTACCTGCAGGATGCCGAGGCGGCGACGGATGCCCGGACCCGTCCCGCACCACGGCATGCCCCCACGCGCGGGCACTTACTGGCCGCCCGGCTCACCGCCCGCTTTGGCCATGTGGGCGGGGGCTGGCTGCCACGCGCATGGGCCTTTGCCCGGCGCGAGGCGGTCGAACTGCTGCGTGACCGGCTGCGGCTGACCTTTGCGCTGGTCGGCCCGCTGATCCTGCTGGTGGTTGCGGCATCCAGCATTTCATTCGATGTGGAAGGCGTGGGCTTTACCGTTGCCGACCATGACCGGACCACCATCAGCCGCCAGCTTGTCGACAGCTTCCGGGGGTCGGCCTATTTCCATGAACTGGCCCCGGTGGCCGATGCGGATGCGCTGGACCGGAGCATACGCCACGGGCGTGCGAAGATGGCGCTGGATATTCCCGCAGGCTTCGCGCGCGACATGGAAGCCGGGCGCAGGCCCGAAATCGGGGTCATCATTGACGGCGCGGTCCCGTTCCTGGCGGCAAACGTGCGTGCGTACGCCACCGGGGTCATGGCCGGATATGCCGCGACACTGGGCCGGGAACTGCCACGGCAGGCCGCCATGCCCATCACGGTGGAACCCCGTTTTTCCTATAACCAGGAATTCCGCAGCATCTACGCCATGACGCCGGGCGTGATCATGCTGGCGCTGATCCTGATCCCCACCATGCTCACGGCGCTGGGCGTGGTGCGGGAGAAGGAAGTGGGCTCCATCGTCAATCTCTATGCCTCGCCCGCCTCGGTCGGGCAGTATCTCATGGGCAAGCAGGCGCCCTATGTCGCGCTGGCGACACTCAGCTATTTCATGCTGGTGCTTGTGGCGGTGGTGGTTCTGGGCGTGCCGCTCAAGGGGTCGCTGCTGGCGCTGACGCTTGGCGGGGTGCTGTTCGTGCTTTCGGCCACGGGGCTGGGGCTGCTGATTTCCACCTTTGTCAGTTCGCAGGTGGCGGCGATTTTCGGTACGTCCATCCTGTGCCTGATCCCGGCGGTCAACTTCTCGGGTCTGCTCTATCCGGCGTCCACCCTTACGGGGGCCAGCCGACTGGTGGGGCTGGGCTTTCCCGCGGCATGGTACCAGCTGATCAGCCTTGGCAGCTTTACCAAGGGGCTGGGGGTTGGCAGCTTCTGGAACATGTACCTGATGCTGGGGCTTTTTGCCGCCAGCTACATGATGGCCGCCCGCCTGCTGCTGAAGAAACAGGAAGCATGA
- a CDS encoding HlyD family secretion protein: MKWRDVAVGAGVAVVAAGCGVGWYVVQHRGELPAGLARANGRLELARIDVAVKYPGRITELAFHEGDVVTAGQVLAREDDASTKAGLDAARAQLLAAQANVARAGAEHDARQAGLNLARLDLEHARTMFRQHLVSDMELSQHQTSLDTAAAGESAAARAVDAASAAEQGARAQVAQAQSAEDDMTIRAPVAGRIEYRIVEQGAVLPGGGRVASLLDPTDMYLTIFYPSQQAGRLHVGDQARIALDALHQQVIPATISFVSPEAQFTPKYVETTTERDKLVYRVKLRVDPATARRYGSVLKAGMTGDGYVRTDPAARWPAGLDVADAPQ; the protein is encoded by the coding sequence ATGAAGTGGCGTGATGTGGCGGTCGGCGCCGGTGTGGCTGTCGTGGCGGCGGGATGTGGCGTGGGATGGTATGTGGTCCAGCACCGTGGCGAACTGCCGGCGGGGCTGGCGCGTGCCAACGGGCGGCTGGAACTGGCGCGCATTGATGTGGCGGTGAAGTATCCCGGCCGGATCACCGAACTTGCGTTTCATGAAGGCGATGTGGTCACGGCGGGTCAGGTACTTGCGCGTGAGGATGATGCCAGCACGAAGGCCGGTCTTGATGCCGCCCGTGCCCAGCTGCTTGCGGCACAGGCCAATGTAGCCCGCGCGGGGGCGGAGCATGATGCACGGCAGGCGGGGCTGAATCTTGCCCGGCTCGACCTGGAACACGCGCGCACCATGTTCCGCCAGCATCTGGTATCGGACATGGAACTGTCCCAGCACCAGACCAGCCTTGATACCGCCGCCGCGGGGGAAAGTGCGGCCGCCCGCGCGGTCGATGCGGCCAGCGCTGCCGAGCAGGGGGCCCGCGCGCAGGTGGCGCAGGCGCAGTCCGCCGAGGATGACATGACCATCCGTGCCCCCGTGGCCGGGCGGATCGAATACCGTATCGTGGAACAGGGCGCGGTCCTGCCCGGTGGGGGGCGTGTGGCCTCGCTGCTGGACCCGACGGACATGTACCTGACCATATTCTATCCATCGCAGCAGGCCGGCCGGCTGCATGTGGGCGACCAGGCGCGCATCGCACTGGATGCGCTGCACCAGCAGGTGATCCCGGCCACCATCTCCTTCGTCTCGCCCGAGGCCCAGTTCACCCCCAAATATGTCGAGACCACGACCGAGCGCGACAAGCTGGTCTATCGCGTCAAGCTGCGGGTCGACCCCGCCACCGCCCGGCGCTATGGCAGCGTGCTCAAGGCGGGCATGACGGGTGATGGCTATGTCCGCACCGATCCTGCCGCCCGCTGGCCCGCGGGTCTTGATGTGGCCGATGCCCCGCAATGA
- a CDS encoding MarR family winged helix-turn-helix transcriptional regulator — MNMTGHSPLPDIRGAGFEDMRMTFLTMRLANTWRLVLDRALRAEGMSMAMMRPLAYLMMLPDGVSQRTLAHAMNTDSSALVRVLDLLEGEGMVERHPDHDDRRAKNLVLTARGRRRCETFHATCAAMEARILDGQPPDGVHAMMQVLAGVLGRAEAVMEEGDAPHCAGRTV; from the coding sequence ATGAACATGACCGGACATTCGCCGTTGCCCGATATCAGGGGTGCGGGATTCGAGGACATGAGGATGACCTTCCTCACCATGCGGCTTGCTAATACGTGGCGGCTCGTGCTGGACCGCGCCCTGCGGGCGGAAGGAATGAGCATGGCCATGATGCGCCCGCTCGCCTATCTCATGATGCTGCCCGACGGGGTCAGCCAGCGCACCCTGGCCCATGCCATGAATACCGACAGTTCGGCGCTGGTGCGCGTGCTGGACCTGCTGGAAGGCGAGGGGATGGTCGAACGCCACCCCGACCATGACGACCGGCGCGCCAAGAACCTGGTCCTGACCGCGCGCGGCAGGCGCAGGTGCGAAACCTTCCACGCCACCTGTGCCGCCATGGAGGCCCGCATACTCGACGGCCAGCCACCGGACGGGGTGCACGCCATGATGCAGGTGCTCGCCGGCGTGCTGGGGCGGGCCGAAGCCGTGATGGAGGAAGGCGACGCCCCGCATTGCGCCGGACGCACGGTGTAA